The Streptococcus pluranimalium genome contains a region encoding:
- a CDS encoding BglG family transcription antiterminator, with product MNQRQISILQDLVSVEGFLTAKTLAEKYSVSTKTVYSDVDTLKLALKGKVSDIEKIPRRGIKLLVTESQKKQLTDFILKQFNPESIQTTNISKEFLLLKSLFFEDGVVDIIDWSIKNYVSESSIRRGLEKLESSFDGFDISLVRNHGVAIVSGLESDIRKYLRNFFIKHLQLSVENLKQEVSFNSFFEKNDIEIVQRALSFYSDSYKFVIGDQYRLYLLLDLLVSKKRFQLGNVLKQELMSDLTDNLQYYEVYSFATDLFRDISGIDSVDIPNSEVINIAYSLLSVGYERSDLMDSSKLIEAVQSFIARVGNLLGIDLGNDHYLERMLTSHIQPMVFRLMNKIVINNDITEEIKKKYSVLYNIVWLSSKQLADSFAIEMTDGEVALLTVHFEIAIEKLAKPLTIYLVSPQGIATTELIMNSLNRIISTFDRLIKIDSAKLTADKIATADLVISSIYIDASSPKFVFISPILTDSDFQLIQSRYSELLSGGRRMLSVIENKSVYTKSLVQKLLGNSVSLQLDLKDVDQCIDKLVELSSEANRLNPEYLKSILSREKMGSTSLYTGVALPHADPVVVGESQLVMLTLQRPIRWGSNMVKVVMLISMTEEDELLYKDALISIYSKIDQMSFINQLWESKTESEFLKLIIDK from the coding sequence TCTGTGTCCACAAAGACAGTTTATTCTGATGTAGATACGCTTAAGTTGGCATTGAAAGGAAAGGTTTCTGATATTGAGAAGATCCCTAGACGTGGAATAAAATTACTTGTTACTGAAAGCCAAAAAAAGCAATTAACAGATTTTATTCTCAAGCAATTTAATCCAGAAAGTATTCAAACGACCAATATCTCAAAAGAATTTTTACTTCTTAAAAGTTTATTCTTTGAAGATGGTGTCGTTGACATCATTGATTGGTCTATTAAAAATTATGTCAGTGAAAGTTCTATTAGAAGAGGTCTAGAAAAACTAGAATCTAGTTTCGATGGTTTCGACATTTCTTTAGTAAGAAACCATGGGGTGGCTATTGTCTCAGGACTGGAGAGTGATATTAGAAAATATCTTAGAAATTTTTTCATTAAACATCTCCAGTTATCTGTTGAAAACCTTAAACAAGAAGTATCTTTCAATAGTTTTTTTGAAAAAAATGATATTGAGATTGTTCAAAGAGCTTTGTCATTTTACTCAGATAGTTATAAATTTGTGATAGGGGATCAATATCGGCTTTATTTACTGTTAGATTTGTTAGTCTCTAAGAAAAGGTTCCAATTGGGCAATGTTTTAAAACAAGAGCTCATGAGTGATTTAACCGATAATTTACAGTATTACGAAGTCTATAGTTTTGCAACCGATCTATTTAGGGACATTAGTGGTATTGATTCAGTAGATATTCCAAATAGTGAAGTCATTAATATCGCATACTCATTATTATCTGTAGGATATGAGCGAAGTGATTTGATGGACAGTTCTAAACTAATTGAGGCTGTACAATCTTTTATTGCTAGAGTCGGTAATTTATTAGGTATTGATTTAGGAAATGATCATTATTTAGAGCGAATGCTAACAAGTCATATTCAACCTATGGTATTTCGTCTTATGAATAAGATTGTAATTAATAATGATATAACTGAAGAAATTAAAAAGAAATACAGTGTTCTTTATAATATCGTTTGGTTATCTAGTAAACAGTTGGCAGATAGTTTTGCGATTGAAATGACTGATGGAGAAGTGGCTCTACTAACAGTCCATTTTGAAATTGCTATTGAGAAGTTGGCTAAACCTCTAACAATATATTTGGTTTCACCTCAAGGAATTGCTACGACTGAATTAATTATGAATTCCTTGAATCGTATCATTTCTACATTTGATCGTCTGATAAAAATTGATAGCGCTAAGTTGACGGCAGATAAAATTGCAACTGCTGATTTGGTTATTAGTTCTATTTACATAGATGCATCAAGTCCTAAATTTGTCTTTATCAGTCCAATTTTAACTGATTCTGATTTCCAGCTTATTCAGTCCCGTTATTCAGAACTTCTAAGTGGTGGAAGAAGAATGCTTTCTGTAATTGAAAATAAATCTGTTTATACCAAATCTTTGGTTCAAAAACTTTTAGGAAATTCTGTATCTCTACAGCTTGATTTAAAAGATGTTGATCAATGTATTGACAAACTAGTTGAACTGTCTTCTGAAGCAAATAGATTAAATCCTGAATACTTAAAATCTATATTATCCCGTGAAAAAATGGGAAGTACGAGTTTGTATACAGGAGTTGCTTTACCACATGCAGATCCAGTGGTTGTTGGTGAATCGCAGTTAGTCATGCTAACTCTACAACGTCCGATAAGATGGGGTAGCAATATGGTAAAAGTAGTGATGCTAATCTCCATGACAGAGGAAGATGAATTGTTGTATAAAGATGCTTTGATTAGTATTTACTCCAAAATAGATCAAATGTCCTTTATCAATCAATTGTGGGAATCAAAAACAGAGTCAGAATTCTTGAAACTAATTATTGATAAATAA
- a CDS encoding PTS sugar transporter subunit IIB translates to MSKVKVLVACGAGIATSTVVLKKIEDLFARNNIDAQITQIKIAEAASLQDSNDILITTTMLPTEYRIPAIKAMAFLTGINQAKVEQEILDEIAKIQGN, encoded by the coding sequence ATGTCTAAAGTTAAAGTATTAGTGGCTTGTGGTGCAGGTATTGCAACATCAACTGTTGTTTTGAAAAAAATTGAGGATTTATTTGCTCGTAACAATATCGATGCTCAAATCACTCAAATTAAAATTGCAGAAGCAGCATCACTTCAAGATTCAAACGATATTCTAATCACTACAACAATGCTTCCAACGGAATATCGTATCCCTGCTATTAAAGCAATGGCCTTCCTAACAGGAATTAACCAGGCTAAAGTAGAACAAGAAATCCTTGATGAAATTGCTAAAATTCAAGGTAACTAA
- a CDS encoding PTS galactitol transporter subunit IIC, with protein sequence MESLTNIVQGILNMGSSVVLPIIIFILAMVFRVPVRKAVVSGLTVGIGMLGISLVLGLLSDNVGPAAQAMVERFGLNLTIVDAGWPAVSAATWAQPIAAVMIPVILIVNLIMLALNWTKTLNIDIWNYWHMSAAAATGYIITGNFFWGIICGVIYTVIVQIIADKTAPYVQEYYGLEGVSISTGSAQGYALIGIPVAWAVSKIPGIGDLDVDPETIQKRFGIFGEPMIMGIIIGGAMAILGGYDVTKVLQTAMAMGAVMFILPRMVKILMEGLIPIQEAAQSMLQKRYGDREIFLGMDAALATGSPAALSTGLLMVPITLLIAVLLPGNRVLPFADLATIPFFAALVVPTRKGNILHSVISLTVVITFALWMATNYAPVLTQMAEGVVDFPKGASQISNFDTGGNILNWIFVPLSNLVKGIL encoded by the coding sequence ATGGAATCATTAACTAATATTGTTCAAGGGATTTTGAACATGGGCTCAAGTGTAGTCCTTCCAATCATTATCTTCATCTTAGCGATGGTCTTTCGTGTACCAGTTCGTAAAGCTGTTGTTTCTGGCTTGACAGTTGGGATTGGTATGCTTGGAATTAGTTTGGTTTTGGGACTTTTGTCAGATAACGTCGGACCTGCAGCGCAAGCGATGGTAGAACGTTTTGGTCTTAACCTTACAATTGTAGATGCTGGTTGGCCAGCAGTTTCAGCAGCAACATGGGCGCAACCAATTGCCGCTGTTATGATTCCGGTTATTCTTATTGTTAACTTGATAATGTTAGCGCTTAACTGGACTAAAACGCTTAATATCGATATTTGGAACTACTGGCATATGAGTGCGGCAGCAGCAACAGGTTACATTATCACTGGTAACTTCTTCTGGGGAATTATCTGTGGTGTTATCTACACTGTTATTGTTCAAATTATTGCTGATAAAACAGCTCCTTACGTTCAAGAGTACTATGGACTTGAAGGGGTATCTATTTCAACAGGTTCTGCTCAAGGGTACGCTCTTATCGGTATTCCAGTAGCATGGGCAGTAAGTAAAATTCCTGGCATCGGTGATCTTGATGTGGATCCAGAAACAATTCAAAAACGTTTTGGTATCTTCGGTGAACCAATGATTATGGGTATCATCATCGGTGGTGCGATGGCTATTCTTGGTGGCTACGACGTTACTAAAGTTCTTCAAACTGCGATGGCTATGGGTGCTGTTATGTTCATCCTTCCTCGTATGGTTAAAATCTTAATGGAAGGGTTGATTCCTATCCAAGAAGCTGCACAATCTATGCTTCAAAAACGTTACGGTGACCGTGAAATCTTCCTTGGAATGGATGCTGCTCTTGCAACAGGTTCACCAGCTGCTCTTTCAACAGGGCTTCTCATGGTTCCAATTACACTTTTGATTGCTGTCTTGCTACCAGGAAACCGTGTCCTTCCATTTGCTGACTTGGCGACAATTCCATTCTTTGCAGCTTTGGTTGTGCCAACACGTAAAGGTAACATTTTACATTCAGTAATTTCACTTACAGTTGTTATCACATTTGCTCTATGGATGGCTACAAACTATGCACCTGTATTGACCCAAATGGCAGAAGGTGTTGTTGACTTCCCTAAAGGAGCATCACAAATTTCTAACTTCGATACTGGTGGTAACATTCTTAACTGGATCTTTGTACCACTTTCAAACTTGGTTAAAGGTATCTTATAA
- a CDS encoding phosphoketolase family protein, with the protein MTDFNSKEYLGKVDAWWRAANYISAAQMYLKDNPLLKRDVVENDLKAHPIGHWGTVPGQNFIYAHLNRAINKYDADIFYIEGPGHGGQVMVSNSYLDGSYTELNPNIPQTEEGFKQLCKIFSFPGGIASHAAPETPGSIHEGGELGYALSHAAGAILDNPDTIAATVIGDGEAETGPLMAGWLANTFINPVNDGAVLPILYLNGGKIHNPTILERKTDEELELFFKGLGWNPIFADVTAVSEDFDVSHKLFAEKLDQAIEEIKAIQTEARKGSAEEATQPTWPVLVARIPKGWTGPESWEGTPIAGGWRAHQVPIPVDAHHMEHVDALLDWLKAYRPEELFDDRGRLVPEIAEIAPAGDKRMAMNPITNAGVIKAMNTADWKKHAFDIETPGAIMAQDMIEFGKYSADLVEANPDNFRIFGPDETKSNRLQEVFKKTNRQWMGRRDASYDEWIAPAGRVIDSQLSEHQAEGLLEGYVLTGRHGFFASYESFLRVVDTMITQHFKWLRKSKTHTTWRKNYPALNLIATSTVFQQDHNGYTHQDPGILTHLSEKTPEFIREYLPADANSLLAVADKAFKDEDVINLIVTSKHPRPQFYSTEEAAELVEKGYKVIDWASTVSKNEEPDVVFAAAGTEPNLEVLAGISILHQAFPELKIRFVNVVDILKLRHPDVDPRGLSDEEFDKVFTTDKPVIFGFHGYENMIRDIFFARHNHNLRVHGYRENGDITTPFDMRVMSELDRFHIAQDAADAVYGVEAKAFKDEMSEKVTYHKEYIREHGDDIPEVQEWKWENINH; encoded by the coding sequence ATGACTGATTTCAATTCAAAAGAATATTTAGGAAAAGTAGATGCCTGGTGGCGTGCAGCTAACTATATCTCAGCTGCTCAAATGTATTTGAAAGATAATCCACTCTTAAAACGCGATGTGGTTGAGAATGACTTGAAAGCTCACCCAATCGGACACTGGGGAACTGTTCCAGGACAAAACTTCATCTACGCTCACCTCAACCGTGCCATCAATAAATACGATGCGGATATCTTCTACATCGAAGGTCCTGGTCATGGTGGACAAGTTATGGTGTCCAACTCTTACCTTGATGGTTCATACACAGAGTTGAATCCAAACATCCCACAAACAGAAGAAGGGTTCAAACAACTCTGTAAAATCTTCTCATTCCCAGGCGGTATCGCCTCTCACGCAGCGCCTGAAACACCAGGATCTATCCACGAGGGTGGGGAACTTGGATACGCACTCTCTCACGCAGCGGGTGCAATCCTCGATAATCCTGATACAATCGCTGCGACAGTTATCGGTGATGGTGAAGCTGAAACTGGTCCACTTATGGCGGGTTGGTTGGCAAATACCTTCATCAACCCAGTCAATGATGGTGCTGTACTTCCAATTCTTTACCTCAATGGCGGTAAAATCCACAATCCAACGATTTTAGAACGAAAAACTGACGAAGAATTAGAACTCTTCTTCAAAGGTCTAGGTTGGAATCCAATCTTCGCAGATGTCACAGCTGTTAGTGAGGATTTCGATGTTTCTCACAAACTATTTGCTGAAAAATTAGACCAAGCTATCGAAGAAATCAAAGCAATTCAAACCGAAGCGCGTAAAGGCTCTGCCGAAGAAGCTACTCAACCTACATGGCCAGTGTTAGTTGCTCGTATTCCAAAAGGTTGGACTGGTCCAGAAAGCTGGGAAGGTACTCCAATCGCAGGTGGCTGGCGTGCTCACCAAGTACCAATTCCAGTAGATGCTCATCACATGGAACATGTCGATGCTCTCCTTGACTGGCTCAAAGCCTACCGCCCAGAAGAACTCTTTGATGACCGAGGACGTCTTGTACCTGAAATCGCAGAAATTGCTCCGGCAGGAGATAAGCGTATGGCTATGAATCCAATCACCAACGCTGGTGTGATCAAAGCTATGAACACAGCTGATTGGAAAAAACATGCCTTTGATATTGAGACTCCGGGTGCTATTATGGCACAAGATATGATTGAATTCGGGAAATATTCTGCTGACCTTGTGGAAGCTAACCCAGATAACTTCCGTATCTTCGGTCCTGATGAAACAAAATCAAACCGTCTCCAAGAAGTCTTCAAGAAAACCAATCGTCAATGGATGGGACGTCGCGATGCTTCTTATGATGAATGGATTGCTCCAGCGGGACGTGTTATTGACTCACAATTATCCGAACATCAAGCGGAAGGTCTTCTTGAGGGTTACGTCTTGACAGGTCGTCATGGATTCTTCGCATCATATGAGTCATTCTTACGTGTTGTAGATACCATGATTACTCAACATTTCAAATGGTTGCGTAAATCAAAAACGCATACAACATGGCGTAAAAACTACCCTGCATTGAACTTGATTGCGACATCAACTGTTTTCCAACAAGATCATAATGGTTACACTCACCAAGATCCAGGAATCTTGACACACTTGTCAGAAAAAACACCTGAATTTATCCGCGAATACTTGCCAGCAGATGCTAACTCACTCTTAGCTGTGGCAGATAAAGCCTTTAAAGATGAAGATGTGATCAACTTGATTGTTACTTCAAAACACCCACGTCCTCAATTCTATTCAACTGAAGAAGCAGCTGAATTGGTTGAAAAAGGTTATAAAGTTATTGATTGGGCATCAACGGTTTCAAAGAATGAAGAACCAGATGTGGTCTTTGCAGCAGCTGGTACTGAGCCAAACCTTGAAGTTCTAGCAGGTATTTCAATTCTTCACCAAGCCTTCCCAGAGCTTAAGATTCGCTTTGTCAATGTGGTTGATATTCTTAAACTTCGCCATCCAGATGTTGACCCTCGTGGCTTGTCTGATGAAGAATTTGACAAAGTCTTTACAACTGACAAACCAGTTATCTTTGGCTTCCATGGCTATGAAAATATGATTCGTGATATTTTCTTCGCACGTCACAACCATAATCTTCGCGTTCATGGCTACCGTGAAAATGGTGACATTACAACACCATTTGATATGCGTGTCATGTCAGAACTTGACCGCTTCCATATTGCTCAAGATGCAGCAGATGCCGTTTATGGTGTAGAAGCAAAAGCTTTCAAAGATGAGATGTCTGAAAAAGTTACCTACCATAAAGAGTACATTCGTGAACATGGTGACGATATCCCAGAAGTTCAAGAATGGAAATGGGAAAATATTAACCACTAA
- a CDS encoding YneF family protein: MSTALWILIVVLAAIAGVFGGIFIARKQIEKEIGQYPRLTPDAIREMMSQMGQKPNEAKVQQTYRNIVKQSKAAAAKKNK; encoded by the coding sequence ATGTCAACAGCATTATGGATTTTAATCGTTGTATTAGCAGCAATCGCAGGTGTATTTGGTGGTATTTTCATTGCCCGTAAACAAATCGAAAAAGAAATCGGTCAATACCCACGTTTGACACCAGACGCCATCCGCGAGATGATGAGCCAAATGGGTCAAAAACCAAACGAAGCGAAAGTACAACAAACTTACCGTAATATCGTTAAACAATCAAAAGCAGCCGCTGCTAAAAAGAATAAATAA
- a CDS encoding DUF554 domain-containing protein: MFGLGTLINTGAIIAAGIIGSLFGHHLKQRHQETVMVAAGISVMFIGISGTMEGMLSLSDGKLSSGQAMLLVLSMTIGGLIGEWLGIEDGFERLGYWLQEKSGNANDNQFVSAFVTASLTVCIGAMGIVGAIQDGILRDPSILITKAILDFIIILVMASSLGKGAGFSAIPVLCFQGFITLLAQFIKPMMTEVALANISLVGSVLIFCVGLNLVFGQKVRLANLLPALLIAVLIAYI; this comes from the coding sequence ATGTTTGGTTTAGGAACACTTATTAACACAGGGGCGATTATCGCTGCTGGTATTATCGGTAGCCTTTTTGGGCATCATCTCAAGCAAAGACATCAAGAAACCGTCATGGTTGCTGCTGGGATTAGTGTCATGTTTATTGGTATTTCAGGTACTATGGAGGGCATGCTTAGCCTCTCGGATGGGAAATTAAGCAGCGGTCAGGCTATGTTGCTTGTCTTGTCAATGACTATCGGAGGATTAATCGGAGAATGGTTAGGGATAGAAGATGGCTTTGAGCGTTTGGGTTATTGGCTTCAAGAGAAATCTGGTAATGCCAATGACAACCAGTTTGTTTCGGCTTTTGTGACTGCTTCGTTGACGGTTTGCATTGGTGCCATGGGTATTGTTGGTGCTATTCAAGATGGGATTCTTAGAGATCCTAGCATTTTGATTACAAAGGCTATCTTGGATTTTATTATCATCTTGGTTATGGCCTCTAGTTTAGGTAAAGGTGCTGGTTTTTCAGCTATTCCAGTTTTATGTTTTCAAGGTTTTATCACGCTTTTGGCGCAATTCATCAAACCCATGATGACGGAAGTAGCACTTGCTAACATCAGCTTAGTTGGCTCAGTCTTAATTTTTTGTGTAGGGTTAAACCTTGTTTTTGGACAAAAAGTCAGACTAGCTAATTTGTTACCAGCATTACTTATCGCTGTCTTGATAGCATATATTTAA
- the rhaD gene encoding rhamnulose-1-phosphate aldolase, with protein sequence MKYPKYIEELIEVTNDMWLQGWDEYNGGNVSYRLTPSDITNLESDLKDTDYQLYTDEQEVEVMPIPDNIQNQYLLITATFSHFRKLKHQVSVDSGIIRLTDKGYIKVAGFNTGKKPTSEIFMHILAHSARMKYDKNSRVVIHNHANNIVLYSLLNGITSESLTLDLWSVLTESIVVFPDGIGVLPWDVPGTKNLGKNTAELLQDHRLVVWSQHGVLSTGCDYQDCFGLIETANKAAGLALKLQQISGKSVSENNVLTKDNLRAVCRALGVVGKYL encoded by the coding sequence ATGAAATATCCAAAATACATTGAAGAATTAATCGAAGTAACAAATGATATGTGGTTACAAGGCTGGGATGAATATAATGGCGGTAATGTTAGTTATCGTTTGACTCCATCGGATATCACCAATTTAGAAAGTGACCTCAAAGATACGGATTATCAACTATATACTGATGAACAAGAAGTTGAAGTTATGCCAATCCCTGATAATATTCAGAATCAGTATTTGTTGATTACAGCAACGTTTAGTCATTTTAGAAAATTAAAACATCAGGTGTCAGTTGATTCAGGTATTATTCGTTTGACGGATAAGGGGTATATCAAAGTTGCAGGATTTAATACAGGAAAGAAACCGACAAGTGAAATTTTCATGCATATTCTTGCCCACTCAGCAAGAATGAAATATGATAAAAATAGTAGGGTAGTTATTCATAATCATGCTAATAATATTGTTTTGTATTCTCTGTTGAATGGTATTACTAGTGAAAGTTTAACACTTGATTTATGGTCTGTCTTAACTGAGTCGATAGTTGTTTTTCCAGATGGAATAGGAGTGCTTCCTTGGGATGTCCCAGGTACAAAAAATCTAGGTAAAAATACAGCTGAGTTATTACAGGATCATCGTTTGGTTGTCTGGTCTCAGCATGGTGTTCTTTCGACAGGGTGTGATTACCAAGATTGTTTTGGATTAATTGAAACAGCTAATAAAGCTGCTGGATTAGCGTTGAAACTGCAACAAATAAGTGGTAAATCTGTCTCAGAAAATAATGTTTTGACGAAGGATAATTTACGTGCAGTTTGCCGAGCTTTGGGAGTAGTTGGGAAATACTTATAG
- a CDS encoding zinc-binding dehydrogenase produces MSIPEKMMGVFKTAPGYDQMDFYELDVPKAEGDKVLIKVAFTGICGSDIHTFKGEYINPTEPVVLGHEFAGVVVAVGDKVTKVKVGDRVTSETTYETSTDIYTHDKLYNLAMTRKGIGSQQNGSMANYVLTREESVHILPDTLSYEGAAMTEPLACCVHAMYQKSQLSLHDKIIIMGPGPIGLLLLQIAKHLGAFVIMTGITQDAERLAFAKELGADVVVDTLTEDLESIVMEHTNGYGVDKAYDASGAAPAVNQVFPLMKKRGRFVQVGLFAKHKVELDTNAIIQREIEYVGSRSQNPFDWPIAIHLLNTGAINIEKMITKKFPLEEWREAFESVMGGKEYKVLIESNPDDFDR; encoded by the coding sequence ATGAGTATTCCAGAAAAAATGATGGGCGTTTTTAAAACAGCACCAGGATATGATCAAATGGACTTTTATGAACTAGATGTTCCTAAAGCAGAAGGTGATAAGGTACTCATTAAAGTAGCTTTCACAGGAATTTGTGGATCAGATATCCATACCTTTAAGGGTGAGTACATTAACCCTACTGAACCTGTTGTTCTTGGACATGAATTTGCAGGTGTTGTAGTTGCTGTCGGTGATAAGGTTACTAAAGTTAAAGTTGGTGACCGCGTGACTAGCGAAACAACTTATGAGACAAGTACTGATATTTACACTCATGACAAGCTCTATAATCTTGCTATGACCCGTAAGGGAATTGGTTCTCAACAAAATGGATCAATGGCTAATTACGTGTTGACTAGAGAAGAAAGTGTTCATATCTTACCGGATACGCTAAGTTATGAAGGTGCTGCTATGACAGAGCCGTTGGCTTGTTGTGTCCATGCCATGTATCAAAAATCTCAATTGAGTTTGCACGATAAAATCATCATCATGGGACCTGGTCCAATTGGGTTGCTACTCTTGCAAATTGCTAAACATTTAGGTGCCTTTGTTATTATGACAGGTATTACTCAAGATGCTGAGCGTTTGGCATTTGCCAAGGAACTTGGGGCAGATGTAGTTGTAGACACGCTCACTGAGGACTTAGAATCTATTGTCATGGAACATACAAATGGCTACGGGGTTGATAAAGCTTATGATGCCTCAGGCGCAGCTCCTGCAGTCAATCAAGTCTTCCCATTGATGAAAAAACGTGGACGCTTTGTTCAAGTTGGACTCTTTGCAAAACACAAAGTTGAGTTAGACACCAATGCTATTATTCAACGTGAAATAGAATACGTTGGTAGCCGTTCTCAAAACCCATTTGATTGGCCAATTGCAATCCACCTACTCAATACTGGTGCTATCAATATTGAAAAAATGATTACCAAAAAATTCCCATTAGAAGAATGGCGAGAAGCCTTTGAATCTGTAATGGGTGGTAAAGAATATAAAGTCTTGATTGAATCTAATCCAGACGACTTTGACAGGTAA
- a CDS encoding PTS sugar transporter subunit IIA, translating to MTEAVTLQDYVVPELIFLNESFKSQNEFFEKIYDKAFSLGYVREDFLERIKAREATFPTGLQLEDMGVAIPHTDAECVLKEFVAVVTTSPVGFKSMEDINQDVSVEIAFVLGLNEPHSQLEMLQSLMGLLQNKEILSELKQAKTSEEVIQLVKTNHL from the coding sequence ATGACGGAAGCCGTAACATTACAAGATTATGTCGTTCCAGAATTAATTTTCTTAAATGAATCTTTTAAATCTCAAAACGAGTTCTTTGAAAAAATATATGATAAAGCCTTTTCATTAGGCTATGTTCGAGAAGACTTTTTAGAACGTATTAAGGCTAGAGAAGCAACATTTCCCACAGGCTTACAGTTAGAAGATATGGGTGTCGCAATTCCCCACACAGATGCTGAATGTGTCTTAAAAGAATTTGTGGCAGTGGTAACGACAAGTCCAGTTGGCTTCAAAAGCATGGAGGATATTAATCAAGATGTTTCTGTAGAAATCGCATTTGTGTTAGGGCTAAATGAGCCACATTCACAACTCGAAATGCTACAGTCCTTAATGGGACTCTTACAAAATAAAGAAATCCTATCTGAGCTTAAGCAGGCAAAAACCTCCGAAGAGGTTATTCAATTAGTTAAAACAAATCATTTATAA
- a CDS encoding diaminopimelate decarboxylase, giving the protein MKTPFISRQELDKITEQFPTPFHLYDEKGIREKARALNKAFSWNKGFKEYFAVKATPTPAILKILQEENCGVDCATGVELLMSHKMGFKDIMFSSNNTPASEYQYAKEIGATINLDAYEMIDFVKETVGLPETVSLRYNPGGVFSLGTDIMDNPEESKFGMTRAQLIQGFKDLKAEGVKTFGIHSFLASNTVTNDYYPELARQLFTLAVEIRDEAGVELSFINLSGGIGVNYRPEEEASDIAVIGEGVRKVYDEVLTPAGLGDINIFTELGRFMLAPHGLLVTKVLHRKKTYRDYVGVDASAANLLRPAMYGSYHHITNISNPGGPVEVVDVVGSLCENNDKFAKQRELPQARVGDSLVIHDTGAHCFSMGYQYNARLRSAEILYQEDGSARLIRRAETPEDYFATITGFDFD; this is encoded by the coding sequence ATGAAAACACCTTTTATTTCTCGTCAAGAGTTGGATAAAATTACTGAGCAATTCCCAACACCATTCCATCTTTATGATGAGAAGGGGATTCGTGAAAAGGCGCGTGCCTTAAACAAGGCATTTTCATGGAACAAGGGTTTCAAAGAATACTTCGCCGTTAAGGCAACACCAACGCCTGCTATTTTGAAAATTCTTCAAGAGGAGAATTGTGGTGTGGATTGTGCGACAGGTGTGGAACTTTTGATGAGTCATAAAATGGGATTTAAGGATATCATGTTCTCATCCAACAACACGCCTGCCTCTGAGTACCAATATGCCAAAGAAATCGGAGCGACGATCAATCTAGATGCTTATGAAATGATTGATTTTGTCAAAGAAACTGTCGGTTTACCAGAGACAGTATCGCTTCGCTACAATCCAGGAGGTGTTTTCTCACTTGGAACGGACATTATGGACAACCCTGAAGAATCTAAATTTGGCATGACGCGCGCCCAACTTATTCAAGGGTTTAAGGATTTGAAAGCAGAAGGCGTCAAGACATTTGGGATCCATTCCTTCTTAGCTTCCAATACCGTTACGAATGATTACTATCCAGAACTGGCGCGTCAGCTATTTACCCTAGCCGTGGAAATCCGTGATGAAGCAGGCGTAGAACTCAGCTTTATCAACTTATCTGGTGGGATTGGTGTCAATTATCGCCCTGAGGAAGAAGCCAGCGATATTGCAGTTATTGGTGAAGGTGTCCGTAAGGTTTATGACGAAGTTTTGACACCTGCTGGTCTTGGAGATATTAACATCTTTACAGAACTTGGACGCTTTATGTTGGCACCGCATGGTCTTTTGGTCACAAAAGTCTTACATCGCAAGAAAACCTATCGTGATTACGTTGGCGTAGATGCATCAGCTGCTAATCTCTTACGCCCAGCCATGTATGGCTCATATCACCACATCACCAATATCAGCAATCCTGGTGGACCTGTAGAAGTAGTTGATGTCGTTGGATCACTCTGCGAGAACAATGATAAATTTGCCAAACAACGTGAATTACCACAGGCACGTGTTGGAGATAGCTTAGTTATTCATGATACGGGTGCACACTGCTTCTCTATGGGTTATCAGTACAATGCACGCTTGCGTTCAGCAGAGATTCTCTATCAAGAGGATGGAAGTGCTCGTCTGATTCGTCGCGCAGAGACACCAGAAGATTACTTTGCGACGATTACGGGATTTGATTTTGATTAA